One genomic window of Danaus plexippus chromosome 23, MEX_DaPlex, whole genome shotgun sequence includes the following:
- the LOC116774929 gene encoding uncharacterized protein LOC116774929: protein MSCVQHILQFFLFSALFHFIRCNRRSGNDNGDPLDDLKGPQGIPGQGPAGWAGEADKNRFTMPSTTMVMIYRKTEKRIEFKQTCNYLVYYCLHAYRTGQVCARTLFYTYYTFKNYCLMDYMNCMEKAKVWQISYMGKCQVTKPYEHYDLYYYDDDYFLDHIYVMDK, encoded by the exons ATGTCCTGTGTACAGCACATTCttcaattctttttattctcTG cACTTTTCCACTTCATTCGATGCAATAGAAGGTCCGGAAATGACAATGGAGATCCGCTTGATGACCTCAAGGGACCACAAGGAATACCAGGTCAGGGACCTGCTGGGTGGGCTGGTGAAGCCGACAAAAATAG ATTCACGATGCCAAGCACAACAATGGTTATGATATATCGAAAAACAGAGAAACGTATTGAGTTCAAGCAGACGTGCAATTATTTAGTATACTATTGTCTCCACGCCTACAG GACGGGTCAGGTTTGCGCCCGAACGCTGTTTTATACTTACTacacttttaaaaactattgctTAATGGATTACATGAACTGCATGGAAAAGGCTAAAG TTTGGCAGATTTCGTATATGGGTAAATGCCAGGTAACGAAACCTTACGAGCACTATGACC tttattactATGATGACGATTATTTTCTCGACCACATTTATGTAAtggataaatga